One window of Corynebacterium accolens genomic DNA carries:
- a CDS encoding amino acid permease, with amino-acid sequence MTSSQNKSHSVSLWTLVALIIGSTVGAGIFSLPQNISSVAGPGAMLIGWLVAGIGMLSVAFVFQILAYRKPHLDSGVYSYVRAGLGDFIGFTSGWGYWLGSVMAQVGYATLFFNTIGHYLPLFDADHRWPSAIAVSLLSWGIFAVLARGVQQAAFMNLVTTIAKIVPILAFIVLVAFIGFSWDKFTLDFWGRNSNASVFEQVQGIMLFTVWVFIGVEGASVYSKQAAKRTDVGRATVIGFFSVLALLVSVSTLSFGVLTKEELAALPDNSMASVLTEVVGPWGGALISIGLCLSVLGAYVSWQMLCAEPIVMMAIDGLIPRRIGTINVAGAPWVAQLISTSAIQIFIVVFYVNEASYAAMVQLATIMYLLPYIFSSLYLLLLAIRGKGVTHPHAGTRFDLSEPDIPRRENRRHFGIALVAFVYSLWLIYAADPVYILFGALAVVPGLIPYVLTRLSRREKLFNRFEWSIVIVVLVAAIIAAVGLAQGSLEL; translated from the coding sequence ATGACCTCCAGCCAAAATAAGTCCCACTCGGTGTCGTTGTGGACGCTTGTCGCGCTGATTATCGGATCCACCGTCGGCGCGGGCATATTTTCGCTACCCCAAAATATTTCCTCCGTGGCGGGCCCAGGTGCCATGCTCATCGGTTGGTTGGTGGCGGGTATCGGCATGCTGTCTGTTGCCTTCGTCTTCCAGATTTTGGCGTACCGAAAACCCCACCTTGATTCCGGCGTCTATTCTTATGTGCGCGCTGGCCTGGGTGATTTCATCGGCTTTACCTCGGGCTGGGGCTATTGGCTGGGCTCGGTGATGGCGCAGGTAGGTTATGCCACCCTGTTTTTCAATACGATTGGGCATTACCTGCCGCTTTTCGATGCCGACCATAGGTGGCCCTCTGCCATCGCCGTCTCCCTCCTATCGTGGGGCATCTTCGCCGTATTGGCCCGCGGGGTGCAGCAGGCCGCATTCATGAACCTGGTAACCACGATTGCCAAGATCGTCCCCATCCTGGCCTTCATCGTCTTGGTCGCGTTCATCGGCTTTAGCTGGGATAAATTCACCCTGGATTTCTGGGGCCGAAATTCCAATGCCAGCGTCTTTGAGCAGGTCCAGGGCATCATGCTCTTTACCGTCTGGGTCTTTATCGGTGTAGAAGGCGCCTCCGTCTATTCCAAGCAAGCCGCTAAGCGCACCGATGTCGGCCGCGCTACCGTCATTGGCTTCTTCTCCGTGCTGGCGCTCTTGGTCTCCGTATCCACCTTGAGCTTTGGTGTGCTGACCAAAGAGGAGCTGGCCGCGCTGCCGGATAATTCCATGGCCTCGGTACTCACAGAGGTCGTCGGCCCCTGGGGCGGCGCGCTGATTTCCATCGGCCTGTGCCTTTCGGTCCTCGGAGCTTACGTTTCCTGGCAAATGCTGTGCGCTGAGCCCATCGTCATGATGGCCATCGATGGCCTTATCCCCCGCCGCATCGGCACCATCAATGTGGCCGGCGCCCCGTGGGTAGCGCAGCTGATTTCCACCTCCGCCATCCAGATCTTCATCGTCGTCTTCTACGTCAACGAGGCGTCCTATGCCGCGATGGTACAGCTCGCCACCATCATGTACCTCCTGCCCTATATCTTCTCCTCGCTGTATCTGTTGCTGCTAGCGATACGCGGCAAGGGCGTGACCCACCCGCACGCCGGGACGCGGTTCGATCTATCTGAGCCCGATATTCCCAGGCGCGAAAACCGGCGCCACTTTGGCATTGCGCTGGTGGCCTTTGTGTACTCGCTGTGGCTGATTTACGCCGCCGACCCGGTTTATATTCTCTTCGGCGCCCTCGCCGTTGTGCCGGGACTTATCCCGTATGTGCTCACCCGCCTATCGCGACGCGAGAAGCTTTTTAACCGATTTGAGTGGTCCATCGTCATCGTGGTGCTGGTGGCCGCCATCATCGCTGCGGTCGGCCTCGCCCAAGGATCGCTGGAGCTCTAG
- a CDS encoding MazG nucleotide pyrophosphohydrolase domain-containing protein, with protein sequence MTVLLLDERWPTMIPMRAYGRLYGPVQFTGEVPVSVRWNFSDLLSGDDATGTLVTTDEHDPETQARIATGEQVIKAESLDDAVMQARSAMATARRIGEWEREQTHESLLPYLEEEAGEFAAAVRQRAPEEDLLKELGDIFLQVLFHAEISSFSLDDVAASFLRKMRSRAPYLFDGTVDIVGVEEQNRLWAEGKSRE encoded by the coding sequence ATGACAGTCCTGTTGCTCGATGAACGCTGGCCCACCATGATCCCCATGCGCGCCTATGGCAGGTTATATGGACCCGTTCAGTTCACCGGGGAAGTGCCGGTATCAGTGCGGTGGAATTTTTCGGATCTCTTAAGCGGCGATGATGCCACCGGCACCTTGGTCACCACCGATGAACACGATCCAGAAACCCAAGCGCGCATTGCCACCGGCGAGCAGGTCATTAAGGCCGAGTCGCTTGACGATGCCGTGATGCAGGCGCGCAGCGCCATGGCGACGGCCCGGCGCATCGGCGAATGGGAGCGCGAGCAGACCCACGAATCCCTCCTGCCGTACCTAGAAGAAGAGGCAGGCGAATTTGCGGCGGCCGTGCGCCAGCGCGCGCCCGAGGAAGATTTACTCAAAGAGCTTGGGGATATCTTCCTGCAGGTGCTTTTTCACGCCGAGATTTCCTCCTTCTCGCTAGACGATGTCGCCGCTAGTTTCCTGCGCAAGATGCGCTCCCGCGCGCCGTATCTCTTTGATGGCACGGTGGACATAGTGGGCGTAGAAGAACAAAACCGCCTCTGGGCGGAGGGGAAATCGCGGGAGTAA
- a CDS encoding lytic transglycosylase domain-containing protein has protein sequence MNRLLRTIGGCGLAVVIIIALVMGLFVSNSTDDSSVPDATPPVGGKEVANIDVNAPGRTADKLTHWASDLAEATDIPPQALRAYGNAELIARQQHPGCNLRWNTLAGLGFVETRHGTYNGNWFKSSKLDDNGYPQPPIVGITLDGSNNTAHTPDTDNGEIDGDTEFDRAVGPLQFIPTSWESVGGDANGDGKADPNQIDDAALGAANLLCFGDRDLSNPDQWEEAILNYNQSREYLDKVAHAANAYSVPQPAR, from the coding sequence ATGAACAGGCTGCTGCGAACAATCGGGGGCTGCGGGCTAGCCGTAGTAATCATCATTGCGCTGGTAATGGGGCTATTTGTATCCAATTCCACCGATGATTCCTCGGTCCCAGATGCCACCCCGCCCGTAGGTGGAAAAGAGGTGGCCAATATCGATGTCAACGCGCCGGGCCGCACGGCCGATAAGCTCACCCACTGGGCATCGGATTTGGCAGAAGCGACCGATATCCCGCCGCAGGCGCTGCGTGCCTATGGCAACGCGGAACTTATCGCTCGGCAGCAGCACCCGGGGTGCAATTTGCGGTGGAATACACTCGCGGGTTTGGGCTTTGTAGAAACCCGGCACGGCACCTATAACGGCAACTGGTTTAAGTCCTCCAAGCTGGATGACAACGGCTACCCGCAGCCGCCCATCGTCGGTATTACCCTGGATGGCTCGAATAACACCGCGCACACCCCAGATACCGATAACGGCGAGATCGATGGCGATACGGAATTTGACCGCGCGGTAGGTCCGTTGCAGTTCATCCCGACCTCGTGGGAGTCCGTCGGCGGCGATGCCAATGGCGATGGCAAGGCCGACCCGAACCAGATCGACGATGCCGCCCTGGGCGCGGCGAACCTCTTGTGCTTTGGTGATAGGGATCTCAGTAACCCGGATCAGTGGGAAGAGGCCATCTTAAATTACAACCAGTCCAGGGAATATCTGGACAAGGTAGCCCACGCGGCCAATGCCTACTCGGTACCGCAACCGGCTCGCTAG
- the eno gene encoding phosphopyruvate hydratase, translated as MAGIIHAFGREILDSRGNPTVEAEVFLEDGAHGVAGVPSGASTGVHEAHELRDGGDRYLGKGVQKAVENINEEIGDEIAGLEADDQRLIDQALIKLDGTDNKSRLGANAILGVSIATAKAAAESAALPLYRYIGGPNAHVLPVPMMNILNGGSHADSGVDVQEFMIAPIGAETFTEALSIGAGVYHSLKAVLKDKGLSTGLGDEGGFAPSVDSTRAALDVIVEAIKKAGFEPGKDVALALDVASSEFYEDGKYHFEGGEHTAEEMSKVYEELINEYPIVSIEDPLQEDDWEGYTTLTAAIGDKVQIVGDDFFVTNPARLQEGIDKKAANALLVKVNQIGTLTETFDAVELAHRNGYRTMMSHRSGETEDTTIADLAVALNCGQIKTGAPARSERVAKYNQLLRIEQELGDAAVYAGRAAFPRFNA; from the coding sequence ATGGCTGGTATCATCCACGCATTTGGACGCGAGATCCTGGATTCCCGCGGTAACCCGACCGTAGAGGCCGAGGTCTTCTTGGAGGACGGCGCCCACGGCGTTGCCGGCGTTCCCTCCGGCGCATCCACCGGTGTGCACGAGGCACACGAGCTGCGCGACGGCGGCGACCGCTACCTGGGCAAGGGCGTGCAGAAGGCCGTAGAAAACATCAACGAGGAAATCGGCGATGAAATCGCTGGCCTCGAAGCTGATGACCAGCGCCTCATTGACCAGGCGCTCATCAAGCTGGACGGAACGGATAATAAGTCCCGCCTTGGTGCCAATGCCATCCTCGGTGTCTCCATCGCTACCGCTAAGGCCGCGGCCGAGTCCGCCGCGCTGCCGCTCTACCGCTACATCGGCGGCCCAAACGCTCACGTTCTTCCCGTTCCCATGATGAACATCCTGAACGGCGGTTCCCACGCTGACTCCGGCGTGGACGTGCAGGAGTTCATGATTGCCCCCATCGGCGCAGAGACCTTCACCGAGGCCCTCAGCATCGGTGCTGGCGTATACCACTCCCTGAAGGCCGTCCTGAAGGACAAGGGCCTGTCCACCGGTTTGGGCGATGAGGGCGGCTTTGCTCCTTCCGTCGATTCCACCCGCGCTGCGCTCGACGTCATCGTTGAGGCCATCAAGAAGGCCGGCTTCGAGCCGGGCAAGGACGTTGCCCTGGCCCTCGACGTCGCTTCCTCCGAGTTCTACGAGGACGGCAAGTACCACTTCGAAGGCGGCGAGCACACCGCCGAGGAGATGTCCAAGGTCTACGAGGAGCTCATCAACGAGTACCCCATCGTGTCCATCGAGGACCCACTGCAGGAAGACGACTGGGAAGGCTACACCACCCTGACCGCCGCTATTGGCGATAAGGTCCAGATCGTCGGCGATGACTTCTTCGTCACCAACCCGGCTCGCCTGCAGGAGGGCATCGACAAGAAGGCAGCCAACGCGCTGCTCGTAAAGGTCAACCAGATTGGTACCTTGACCGAGACCTTCGATGCCGTAGAGCTCGCGCACCGCAACGGCTACCGCACCATGATGTCCCACCGCTCCGGCGAGACCGAGGACACCACCATCGCTGACTTGGCTGTCGCCCTCAACTGCGGCCAGATCAAGACCGGTGCCCCGGCCCGTTCCGAGCGCGTGGCTAAGTACAACCAGCTGCTGCGCATTGAGCAGGAGCTTGGCGATGCCGCCGTCTACGCCGGCCGCGCCGCCTTCCCACGCTTCAACGCTTAA
- a CDS encoding FtsB family cell division protein encodes MAREKKTERRRSRTRVPVASRAADIRKSQRAQEKKNRKPDRMSIVGMTVIVVFVLLMLVIIAVPLRNYYHGRSEIARLNESIAAKQDEKDALLEEIDKYKSEDYIKQEARRRFGVVEQGETAYRILDPNIQPDNQVTTNSKEQEDSRPWFEVLWDSVAEPPEEEAPAGESHHLPIEPAPEESGDVR; translated from the coding sequence ATGGCACGTGAGAAGAAGACGGAGCGCCGCCGGAGCCGCACTAGGGTTCCGGTGGCCTCGCGTGCTGCGGATATCCGCAAATCCCAGCGGGCGCAGGAAAAGAAGAACCGCAAGCCCGATCGCATGAGCATCGTCGGCATGACCGTCATCGTGGTCTTTGTCCTATTGATGCTCGTCATCATCGCGGTGCCGCTGCGCAATTACTACCACGGCCGCTCCGAAATTGCCCGGCTCAATGAATCGATTGCCGCGAAGCAGGATGAAAAAGATGCCCTGTTGGAAGAGATCGATAAATATAAATCCGAGGACTATATCAAGCAGGAAGCCCGGCGCCGCTTCGGCGTGGTAGAGCAGGGCGAGACCGCGTACCGCATCCTTGATCCGAATATCCAGCCCGATAACCAGGTCACGACCAATAGCAAGGAGCAGGAGGATTCGCGCCCGTGGTTTGAGGTGCTGTGGGATTCGGTGGCAGAACCGCCCGAGGAAGAGGCCCCAGCGGGCGAGTCGCATCACCTGCCGATCGAGCCAGCGCCTGAGGAAAGCGGCGATGTGCGATAA
- a CDS encoding DUF501 domain-containing protein, with product MTVTDADLAIVSEQLGRTPRGVLEISFRTPDGQPAVIKTSPKLPDGTPFPTLYYLTDPRLTAEASRLEVAHVMKWMESRLAEDKELAADYHHAHEHFLAKRNEIEDLGTDFSGGGMPERVKCLHVLIAYALAEGPQHFRLGTEAVAMAADHGKLRGTAIPQDWPTVEELGIDLAEFDFSNAE from the coding sequence ATGACCGTCACTGATGCAGATTTAGCCATCGTTTCCGAGCAATTGGGCCGCACCCCACGCGGCGTGCTGGAGATATCCTTCCGCACGCCGGACGGCCAACCGGCCGTGATTAAAACCTCTCCCAAGCTGCCGGATGGCACCCCATTTCCCACGCTGTATTACCTCACCGATCCCCGCCTGACCGCGGAAGCGTCCCGGTTGGAGGTCGCCCACGTGATGAAGTGGATGGAGTCCCGCTTAGCAGAGGACAAAGAGCTCGCCGCGGACTATCACCACGCCCACGAGCACTTCTTGGCCAAGCGCAACGAGATTGAGGATTTGGGCACTGATTTCTCTGGCGGCGGCATGCCAGAGCGAGTGAAGTGCCTGCACGTGCTCATCGCCTATGCGCTTGCCGAAGGCCCCCAGCATTTCCGCCTCGGCACCGAGGCCGTGGCCATGGCGGCCGACCACGGTAAACTGCGCGGGACGGCGATTCCGCAGGACTGGCCCACGGTGGAAGAGCTGGGCATCGACCTGGCGGAGTTCGATTTTTCCAACGCGGAATAG
- a CDS encoding Ppx/GppA phosphatase family protein, which produces MTRVAAIDCGTNSIRLLISEIDEDGKVRDITRTMEIIRLGQGVDATGEIAPDALERARVALEGYVRQMKFEKVTRVRMVATSATRDAKNQQEFFDMTAELLGQIQSGAKAEVISGEEEALLSFNGAVADMEPDRGPFCVIDLGGGSTEFVVGTADEEILGSHSAYMGCVRLTERIMRTDPPTESEIEIASEYVAERMGEVEKIVPMSKARTIVGCAGTFTTLSALAQGLERYDPDAIHGSELRFDALRVLLKQLVSIPSEERALNPVIHPGRADVIGGGAVAVEGIMQLIERTSDARSFFISEKDILDGIIAGLVSESTPH; this is translated from the coding sequence ATGACTCGCGTGGCAGCCATTGACTGCGGTACCAATTCCATTCGCCTGTTAATTTCTGAGATCGATGAAGACGGCAAGGTGCGCGATATTACCCGCACCATGGAAATCATTCGCCTGGGCCAAGGCGTGGATGCAACGGGTGAAATTGCCCCCGATGCCTTAGAGCGTGCCCGCGTGGCCTTGGAGGGCTATGTGCGCCAGATGAAGTTTGAAAAGGTTACCCGCGTGCGCATGGTGGCAACCAGTGCCACCCGCGATGCGAAGAACCAGCAGGAATTTTTCGATATGACCGCCGAGCTTTTGGGTCAGATCCAATCCGGCGCTAAGGCGGAGGTTATCTCCGGCGAAGAAGAAGCACTCCTGTCCTTCAACGGCGCGGTAGCCGATATGGAGCCGGACCGTGGCCCCTTCTGCGTCATTGACTTGGGCGGCGGGTCCACCGAATTCGTCGTGGGCACCGCCGATGAAGAGATTCTAGGTTCACATTCTGCGTATATGGGCTGTGTGCGCCTGACAGAACGCATCATGCGCACCGATCCCCCCACGGAGTCAGAAATCGAAATTGCCTCCGAATACGTGGCAGAGCGCATGGGCGAGGTGGAAAAGATCGTCCCCATGTCCAAGGCACGCACCATTGTGGGCTGTGCGGGCACGTTTACCACGCTATCCGCCCTAGCCCAGGGCCTAGAGCGCTATGATCCCGATGCAATCCACGGCTCGGAGCTGCGTTTTGATGCCCTGCGGGTGCTGCTCAAGCAACTCGTCAGCATTCCCTCTGAGGAACGCGCCCTCAATCCGGTCATTCACCCGGGCCGCGCCGATGTCATCGGCGGTGGGGCAGTAGCCGTTGAAGGAATCATGCAGCTTATCGAGCGCACCAGCGATGCACGTAGCTTCTTCATCAGTGAAAAAGACATCCTAGACGGCATCATTGCAGGTCTGGTTAGTGAATCTACCCCTCATTAA
- a CDS encoding Bax inhibitor-1/YccA family protein, with protein MRSSNPVMTSLTETSQQQNPGSGYASEAPRPMTVDDVVTKTGITLGIIIVAAAINFYLGTMNPGTAMMLMLVGGIGGFITVLVASFGRKWGSPAATLIYAVFEGFFVGGFSFVFANSTIGGSNGMALIGQAIVGTIGVFIGMLIVYKTGAVKVTPKFTKILVGLIAGVAVMALANFLGAIFFDFNPLRDGGPLAIIFSLVCIVLAALSFLTDFDQADRLIRAGAPAKQAWGVALGLAVTLVWLYTEILRLLSYIQRN; from the coding sequence GTGCGTTCAAGCAATCCGGTTATGACCTCGCTGACTGAAACTAGCCAGCAGCAGAACCCCGGCTCCGGCTACGCGAGCGAAGCCCCTCGCCCCATGACCGTGGATGACGTCGTCACCAAGACGGGCATCACCCTCGGCATCATTATCGTGGCCGCTGCTATCAACTTCTACCTAGGCACCATGAACCCGGGCACCGCCATGATGCTTATGCTGGTCGGCGGTATCGGCGGATTCATCACCGTACTCGTGGCCTCCTTTGGCCGTAAGTGGGGTTCCCCGGCTGCGACCCTCATCTACGCAGTATTCGAAGGCTTTTTCGTTGGTGGCTTCTCCTTCGTCTTCGCCAACAGCACCATCGGTGGTTCTAATGGCATGGCACTGATTGGCCAGGCAATCGTCGGCACCATCGGCGTGTTCATCGGCATGCTGATCGTCTACAAGACTGGTGCAGTAAAGGTCACTCCAAAGTTCACTAAGATTTTGGTCGGCCTCATTGCAGGTGTCGCGGTGATGGCTCTCGCTAACTTCTTGGGTGCCATCTTCTTCGATTTCAACCCGCTGCGCGATGGTGGCCCCCTCGCCATCATCTTCTCCTTGGTCTGCATTGTCTTGGCCGCTCTGTCCTTCCTGACTGACTTTGACCAAGCAGACCGCCTTATCCGTGCCGGTGCTCCTGCCAAGCAGGCATGGGGCGTAGCCCTTGGCTTGGCCGTGACCTTGGTCTGGCTCTACACCGAAATCCTTCGCCTGTTGAGCTACATTCAGCGCAACTAA
- the greA gene encoding transcription elongation factor GreA — protein sequence MAEQQKQYITPETKAKLETELQELIDHRPEVAAEINERREEGDLKENAGYDAAREMQDQEEARIKQISELLANSTTERGTMQEGVAYTGSVVHVYYNGNKDDKETFLIGTRAAATDNKDLETYSEQSPLGAAIIGAQEGETREYSAPNGKTISVTIESAAPYDSAKAATPRES from the coding sequence ATGGCTGAGCAGCAAAAGCAGTACATCACCCCAGAAACCAAGGCAAAGCTCGAGACCGAGCTGCAGGAACTCATCGATCACCGCCCTGAGGTTGCGGCGGAAATCAATGAGCGCCGCGAAGAGGGCGACCTGAAAGAAAACGCCGGCTACGATGCCGCCCGCGAGATGCAGGACCAGGAAGAGGCCCGCATCAAGCAGATTTCTGAGCTGCTGGCTAACTCCACCACCGAGCGTGGCACCATGCAGGAAGGCGTTGCCTACACCGGCAGCGTCGTTCACGTGTACTACAACGGCAACAAGGACGATAAGGAAACCTTCCTCATCGGTACCCGCGCCGCTGCGACCGATAACAAGGACCTGGAAACCTACTCCGAGCAGTCCCCGCTGGGCGCCGCCATCATCGGTGCACAGGAGGGCGAAACCCGCGAGTATTCCGCGCCAAACGGTAAGACCATCTCGGTGACCATCGAGTCGGCTGCCCCATACGATTCCGCCAAGGCTGCCACCCCGCGCGAGTCCTAA
- a CDS encoding DUF4307 domain-containing protein has translation MTSAGNSRSAARYGSRDKSQKNSGSWTNKALVLIFAAMLVTLLYYGFQYFREKESVNAQISMVTQEVLSDDTTRVWVDVTRNHTDEDAYCIVQAYDYSKSEVGRREFAVPAGGNETHRIAVDVPTNARAVAGGAYGCSGNIPDYLDMDNPDYAESR, from the coding sequence ATGACTTCCGCCGGAAATTCTCGCTCCGCCGCGCGCTACGGCTCGCGCGATAAATCACAAAAGAACTCTGGTAGCTGGACCAATAAGGCGCTGGTGTTGATTTTCGCCGCCATGCTCGTCACCCTTCTTTACTACGGTTTCCAGTATTTTCGGGAAAAAGAATCCGTCAATGCGCAGATCTCTATGGTCACCCAGGAGGTTCTCAGTGATGACACCACGCGCGTCTGGGTCGATGTGACCCGCAATCACACCGATGAAGACGCCTATTGCATCGTGCAGGCCTACGATTACTCCAAATCCGAGGTGGGCCGCCGCGAATTCGCCGTTCCTGCCGGCGGAAATGAAACCCACCGCATTGCTGTCGATGTCCCCACCAATGCCCGCGCCGTCGCCGGTGGCGCCTACGGCTGCTCCGGCAATATCCCGGATTACCTGGATATGGACAATCCCGACTACGCGGAAAGTCGCTAG
- the mca gene encoding mycothiol conjugate amidase Mca yields MSDFRLLAIHAHPDDESSKGAATTARYAAEGADVMVLTCTGGERGDIINPAMDRPGVKENMAEVRREEMAKAARALGVQHQWLGHVDSGLPDPEEGKSMEDLLPEGCFALMGDDAAAQEMVRVIRSFRPQVIITYDENGGYPHPDHLMVHRASMIAWDKSGDPDYHPELGEPWEPLKLYYSHGFVYQRMKMFHDLLLEEGKPSPYGPMLARWDTAFGDIMARVTTQVECADYFQNRDDALRAHATQIDPAGAFLATSVEVQQRLWPTEEFELAKTRVSTSLPENDLFAGIEKNEET; encoded by the coding sequence GTGAGCGACTTTCGCCTCCTAGCAATCCACGCACACCCGGACGATGAATCCTCCAAGGGTGCTGCGACTACGGCCCGTTACGCTGCAGAAGGTGCGGATGTAATGGTGCTGACCTGCACCGGTGGTGAACGCGGTGACATTATTAACCCGGCTATGGACCGTCCTGGTGTTAAGGAAAACATGGCTGAGGTACGCCGCGAGGAAATGGCTAAGGCAGCCCGCGCGCTTGGGGTCCAACACCAGTGGTTAGGCCACGTAGATTCCGGCCTGCCAGATCCCGAGGAAGGCAAGAGCATGGAAGACCTCTTGCCGGAAGGCTGCTTTGCCCTGATGGGCGATGATGCAGCGGCTCAGGAAATGGTGCGCGTTATTCGCTCGTTCCGCCCGCAGGTCATCATTACCTATGACGAAAATGGCGGCTATCCGCACCCGGATCACCTTATGGTTCACCGAGCATCCATGATTGCGTGGGACAAATCAGGCGACCCTGACTACCACCCAGAATTGGGAGAGCCCTGGGAGCCGCTGAAGCTGTATTACTCGCATGGCTTTGTGTACCAACGCATGAAGATGTTCCACGATCTCCTCCTTGAGGAGGGAAAGCCCAGCCCGTATGGCCCCATGCTGGCGCGTTGGGATACTGCTTTTGGCGATATTATGGCTCGCGTTACCACGCAGGTGGAGTGCGCCGATTACTTCCAAAACCGCGACGATGCGCTGCGGGCGCACGCGACGCAGATCGATCCGGCCGGTGCATTCTTGGCCACCTCCGTGGAGGTCCAGCAGCGTCTGTGGCCGACGGAGGAGTTTGAGCTAGCTAAGACTCGAGTATCGACCTCGCTGCCGGAAAATGATTTATTTGCGGGCATTGAAAAGAACGAGGAGACTTAA
- a CDS encoding isoprenyl transferase, which translates to MTFLKRLMYPLYEARLVRLIKGRPQPKHVAIMADGNRRWAREAGFTDISHGHRQGAKKIGEMIAWCRDTDIEVVTIYLLSTENLKRSQQEVQLLFDIISDVVTHLSRGDLDCQVRLVGNLDLLPAPVTQRMVDAAEETKDNQGVIVNVAVGYGGRQEIVDAVQKLVRSEAEKGTSAAEMAERVTADSITEHLYTKGLPDPDLVIRTSGEQRLSGFLLWQAAYSEIWFTDTYWPAFRKVDFLRALRDYSQRSRRFGK; encoded by the coding sequence GTGACATTTCTCAAGCGGCTGATGTACCCCTTGTATGAAGCGCGCCTCGTGCGGCTTATCAAGGGCAGGCCACAGCCGAAGCACGTGGCGATCATGGCTGACGGCAACCGCCGCTGGGCGCGGGAAGCCGGGTTTACTGATATTAGCCATGGCCACCGCCAGGGTGCGAAGAAAATCGGAGAGATGATCGCGTGGTGTCGCGATACCGATATTGAGGTAGTCACCATTTACCTCTTATCCACGGAGAACTTGAAGCGCAGCCAGCAGGAAGTGCAGCTGCTTTTTGACATCATCTCTGATGTGGTCACGCATCTGTCCCGGGGAGATTTGGATTGCCAGGTGCGCCTTGTAGGCAACTTGGATTTATTGCCCGCGCCGGTAACCCAGCGCATGGTCGATGCCGCAGAGGAAACCAAGGATAACCAGGGCGTCATCGTCAATGTGGCTGTGGGCTACGGTGGGCGCCAAGAAATCGTTGATGCCGTCCAAAAATTGGTGCGCAGCGAGGCCGAAAAGGGCACCAGCGCGGCCGAGATGGCGGAGCGAGTCACCGCAGACTCGATCACAGAACACCTGTATACCAAGGGCCTGCCGGATCCGGATTTGGTGATCCGCACCTCCGGTGAGCAGCGCCTTTCCGGGTTCCTGCTGTGGCAAGCGGCCTATTCAGAAATCTGGTTCACCGATACCTATTGGCCGGCGTTCCGGAAGGTAGACTTCCTGCGCGCGCTGCGTGATTATTCCCAGCGTTCGCGCCGCTTTGGCAAGTAG